In the genome of Calliopsis andreniformis isolate RMS-2024a chromosome 10, iyCalAndr_principal, whole genome shotgun sequence, one region contains:
- the Tlk gene encoding tousled-like kinase isoform X3, with translation MGLHHRPSWKMSAGSQIQMAPQSTVNSGQSVHSQDSNMSTGSSHSDKEVDPNTPEKVPRTPSERKRKRKADDGGGGVTGGPIGSKGSRSVAALENKKINEYFPKHHLGNSPIRHGGAKSPSPQQGYPMYPPSPQQLLSPQVTTPNSSVAEFSSLMQPPRPHPQPPPPPPPASTQPAGSMVSKQVQVRSTNLSRTSQVRQAKTNTPNTELTCQRIQEFETQASSDLELRNNKIDELNRTTDELRHQMANQQKLIEQHKSHINKCIDVVKKLLKEKSNIEKKEARQKCMQNRLRLGQFVTQRVGATFQENWTDGYAFQELARRQEEIATEREEIDKQKKLLLKKRPSNSETGRKRSQPQSSLHNGTEATFLKPDAVPGSYTWQEYYEADEILKLRQSALKKEDADLQLEMEKLERERNLHIRELKRIHNEDQSRFNSHPVLNERYLLLMLLGKGGFSEVHKAFDLKEQRYVACKVHQLNKDWKEDKKANYIKHALREYNIHKALDHPRVVKLYDVFEIDANSFCTVLEYCDGHDLDFYLKQHKTIPEREARSIVMQVVSALKYLNEIKPPVIHYDLKPGNILLTEGNVCGEIKITDFGLSKVMDEENYNPDHGMDLTSQGAGTYWYLPPECFVIGKNPPKISSKVDVWSVGVIFYQCLYGKKPFGHNQSQATILEENTILKATEVQFANKPTVSNEAKSFIRSCLAYRKEERIDVLTLARHEYLQPPVPKHGRQANNQQQQQQQQIQQQQQTSFSIGMFSGMNASSSS, from the exons ATGGGGCTCCACCATAGGCCGTCCTGGAAG ATGTCTGCTGGGTCACAAATTCAGATGGCACCCCAATCAACTGTAAACTCTGGTCAGTCGGTTCATAGTCAAGACTCGAACATGAGCACTG GCTCATCGCATAGTGATAAGGAGGTAGATCCAAATACTCCAGAAAAAGTACCAAGAACTCCTTcggaaaggaaaagaaaacgTAAGGCAGATGATGGAGGTGGAGGAGTTACAGGAGGACCTATAGGAAGCAAAGGATCTAGATCTGTTGCTGCTCTTGAGAATAAAAAGATCAACGAGTATTTTCCAAAGCATCATTTGGGTAACAGTCCCATTCGACATGGCGGTGCTAAAAGCCCTTCCCCTCAACAGGGTTATCCTATG TATCCACCATCGCCTCAACAACTCCTTTCACCGCAAGTAACAACACCCAACTCTTCAGTGGCAGAATTTTCTTCACTGATGCAGCCgccaagacctcatcctcaacctccacCTCCTCCTCCACCAGCCTCAACACAACCTGCAGGCTCAATGGTCAGCAAGCAGGTGCAGGTAAGGTCTACCAACCTCAGTAGGACAAGCCAGGTCAGGCAAGCGAAGACTAACACCCCAAAT ACAGAACTAACTTGCCAGAGGATACAGGAATTTGAAACTCAAGCCTCTTCAGATTTAGAACTACGTAACAACAAAATTGATGAATTAAATAGA aCAACAGATGAACTTAGGCATCAAATGGCTAATCAACAAAAACTAATTGAGCAGCACAAATCCCATATAAATAAGTGTATAGACGTTGTAAAGAAGTTACTGAAAGAAAAATCAAACATAGAAAAAAAAGAGGCTAGGCAAAAATGTATGCAAAATAGACTGAGACTAGGTCAATTTGTGACTCAAAGGGTGGGTGCGACGTTTCAAGAAAATTGGACAGACGGTTATGCGTTTCAAGAATTAGCACGACGACAAGAAGAAATAGCAACTGAAAGAGAAGAaattgataaacaaaaaaagctgTTACTCAAAAAGAGGCCATCGAATAGTGAAACTGGTAGGAAACGTAGTCAGCCGCAATCTTCTTTGCATAATGGCACAGAAGCTACGTTCTTAAAACCGGATGCAGTACCTGGATCTTATACGTGGCAGGAGTATTATGAAGCTGATGAAATACTCAAG TTAAGACAAAGTGCATTAAAAAAAGAAGATGCAGATCTGCAGTTAGAAATGGAAAAACTCGAAAGGGAGAGGAACTTACACATCAGAGAATTGAAACGTATTCATAACGAGGACCAATCGAGATTCAATTCTCATCCTGTATTGAACGAACGTTACCTTTTACTAATGTTATTAGGAAAAGGTGGCTTCAGTGAAGTGCATAAG GCATTTGACTTAAAGGAGCAACGATATGTCGCTTGTAAAGTGCATCAATTAAATAAAGACTGGAAAGAGGATAAGAAAGCTAATTATATTAA ACATGCATTACgagaatataatatacataaagctCTTGATCACCCTCGTGTTGTAAAATTGTATGATGTGTTTGAAATTGATGCCAACTCCTTTTGTACTGTCTTGGAATATTGTGATGGCCATGATTTAGATTTTTATCTCAAGCAG CATAAAACCATACCTGAAAGAGAAGCAAGGTCTATTGTTATGCAAGTTGTATCTGCATTAAAGTACCTTAATGAAATAAAACCCCCAGTCATACATTACGATTTAAAACCAG GTAATATATTATTAACTGAAGGCAATGTTTGTGGAGAAATAAAAATTACAGACTTCGGATTAAGTAAAGTAATGGACGAAGAAAATTATAATCCTGACCATGGAATGGATTTAACATCTCAAGGAGCTGGTACCTATTG GTATCTTCCACCAGAGTGTTTTGTTATTGGTAAGAATCCTCCAAAAATATCATCAAAAGTTGATGTGTGGAGCGTTGGAGTAATATTTTACCAATGTTTATATGGTAAAAAG CCTTTTGGACATAATCAATCACAAGCAACCATTTTAGAGGAAAACACAATTTTGAAAGCTACCGAAGTTCAATTTGCAAATAAACCAACTGTTAGCAACGAAGCAAAG aGTTTCATAAGAAGTTGCCTAGCGTATAGGAAAGAAGAACGCATAGATGTATTGACATTAGCTAGACACGAATATCTTCAACCTCCAGTGCCAAAACATGGCCGTCAAGCGAATAatcagcaacaacaacagcaacaacagatccaacagcagcagcagaccTCATTTAGCATTGGCATGTTTAGTGGTATGAACGCGTCAAGCAGTTCGTAG